The following DNA comes from Ignavibacteria bacterium.
GATGTGTTTTGCCTATTTTATCCTGTACCTGCATTAAACCCTGTATTAAAGCATCGGGTCTTGGGGGACAGCCAGCTACATAAACATCCACAGGAAGGAACTGGTCTATACCCTGTACAACGGAATAGCTTCTGTACATACCTCCTGAAGATGTGCAAGCGCCCATCGCTATACAGTATTTAGGTTCAGGCATCTGGTCCCAAATTTTTCTTACAACCCATGCCATTTTATATGTTACAGTTCCGGCTACTATCATTAAATCTGATTGCCTTGGTGAAAAACGGAATACTTCACTGCCAAACCTTGAAGCATCATACCTTGATGCGGCAAAAGCCATCATTTCAATGGCGCAGCAGCTTATACCCATTGGCATCGGCCATACGGCATTCTTGCGCGCCCAGCCTATTATATCACTGAGCTTTGTTGTAAAAAATCCTTCGTTCTGTAAACTTGAATTGATATCAGACATACTTACTTTTTAATTAATTCCATTTTAAAGCGCCTTTGCGCAGCATATAAAAGTATCCTATCAGCAGCAGTACAATAAATACCATCATTTCAACAAGCGCATAGGTTAACATTGCACCTTCAAAGCTTTTGAATGTAACTGCCCATGGATACATGAACACTATTTCAATATCAAACAAAATGAACAGCATTGCTGCCATATAATATTTAACAGAAAATTTAGAGTGCGCAGTTCCATAAGGCTCAACGCCGCTTTCGTAAGTCGAAAGCTTTTCGGCATTTGGCTTCTTGGGT
Coding sequences within:
- a CDS encoding NADH-quinone oxidoreductase subunit B — its product is MSDINSSLQNEGFFTTKLSDIIGWARKNAVWPMPMGISCCAIEMMAFAASRYDASRFGSEVFRFSPRQSDLMIVAGTVTYKMAWVVRKIWDQMPEPKYCIAMGACTSSGGMYRSYSVVQGIDQFLPVDVYVAGCPPRPDALIQGLMQVQDKIGKTHHKLFDQSVKEMMS
- the ndhC gene encoding NADH-quinone oxidoreductase subunit A is translated as MLESYIPILLMMGGAVAFAIINVIVSKILGPKKPNAEKLSTYESGVEPYGTAHSKFSVKYYMAAMLFILFDIEIVFMYPWAVTFKSFEGAMLTYALVEMMVFIVLLLIGYFYMLRKGALKWN